From Lolium perenne isolate Kyuss_39 chromosome 5, Kyuss_2.0, whole genome shotgun sequence, a single genomic window includes:
- the LOC127298855 gene encoding uncharacterized protein: MEQAPPTLRLRGGDGEVFEVDARRLAALFPAFVLRVPAIHNFGVFKLISAYREFEASGRHTAPDVETAFLKTIGDLDSLTRVVSAAMQLEDHALLNLCLRATIVIIRRARAAGNLQNLQGQEEN, encoded by the exons ATGGAGCAGGCCCCGCCCACCTTGCGGCTGCGCGGCGGCGACGGGGAGGTGTTCGAGGTGGACGCGCGGAGGCTGGCGGCGCTCTTCCCGGCCTTCGTCCTCAGGGTCCCCGCCATCCACAACTTCGGTGTCTTCAAGCTCATCAGCGCGTACCGCGAGTTCGAGGCCAGCGGTAGGCACACCGCCCCAGACGTGGAGACCGCCTTCCTGAAGACCATCGGCGACCTCGACAGCCTCACCCGCGTCGTCTCG GCTGCAATGCAGCTGGAAGATCATGCCCTGCTGAACCTGTGCCTGCGAGCGACAATTGTGATTATCAGGCGGGCAAGGGCTGCGGGAAATCTCCAGAATTTGCAGGGACAGGAGGAGAACTAG
- the LOC127298854 gene encoding SKP1-like protein 9: MAQEKEALFLLTFADGTEGAADARDAAAVLRGYAVPAPAIRSGRVFDMVVEYVEKHRAHRSGEAVDRDIDDWDRRFIARAAGDTDALHDLFLAADELLEYELMDLCAQTTADMIRGGTVEEIKALLGILGITPEQDRLAQEDHDRLLRIVR, encoded by the exons ATGGCGCAGGAGAAGGAGGCGCTGTTCCTGCTGACGTTCGCGGACGGGACGGAGGGCGCCGCCGACGCCCGGGACGCGGCGGCCGTGCTGCGCGGGTACGCCGTCCCGGCCCCCGCCATCCGCTCCGGGCGCGTCTTCGACATGGTCGTCGAGTACGTCGAGAAGCACAGGGCCCACCGCAGCGGCGAAGCCGTGGATCGCGACATCGACGACTGGGACCGCCGCTTCATCGCCCGGGCAGCAGGCGACACCGACGCACTCCACGACCTCTTCCTG GCGGCGGACGAGCTGTTGGAGTACGAGCTGATGGACCTGTGTGCCCAGACGACGGCGGACATGATCAGGGGCGGCACCGTGGAGGAGATCAAGGCCCTGCTCGGCATCCTGGGGATCACGCCGGAGCAGGACCGCCTGGCGCAGGAAGACCACGACCGCCTCCTCCGCATCGTCCGCTAG